The following are from one region of the Microbacterium sp. BK668 genome:
- a CDS encoding NUDIX domain-containing protein, whose protein sequence is MPVHSAGLLLYRVQDAAAEVLIAHMGGPYWAAKDDGAWSIPKGEYRPESESPLDAALREFEEELGLKPPPGPYAELGTWAYSSGKRISVFVADGAGFALDGLAFGEFELEWPPRSGRRQSFPEVDRVEWMPLARARDRLVKGQRPAVDALATRLADV, encoded by the coding sequence ATGCCCGTCCACAGCGCGGGGCTCCTGCTCTATCGAGTGCAGGATGCCGCGGCCGAGGTGCTCATCGCCCACATGGGCGGGCCCTACTGGGCGGCGAAGGACGACGGCGCCTGGTCGATCCCGAAGGGCGAGTACCGGCCCGAGTCCGAGTCGCCCCTGGACGCGGCGCTGCGGGAGTTCGAGGAGGAGCTCGGACTGAAGCCCCCGCCCGGGCCGTACGCGGAGCTCGGGACGTGGGCGTACTCGTCGGGCAAGCGCATCTCGGTGTTCGTCGCCGACGGCGCGGGATTCGCGCTCGACGGCCTCGCCTTCGGCGAGTTCGAGCTGGAGTGGCCGCCGCGATCCGGTCGCAGGCAATCGTTCCCGGAGGTGGATCGCGTGGAGTGGATGCCGCTGGCCCGCGCTCGCGATCGGCTCGTGAAGGGTCAGCGTCCCGCTGTGGATGCCCTCGCCACGCGGCTCGCGGACGTCTGA
- a CDS encoding ribonuclease H: MTSDDSYTVATDGACKGNPGPAGWAWVGEDGNWAAGSLPVGTNNIGELLGLLKAIEDHRDVRNLVVQADSRYAIDTYERWMDGHKRRGWKTSAGSPTKNRDLLEQLIAARDERRAAGLPDVVLEHVRGHSGHVLNAWADERAVRASEHAAKGIESAWSSLGSHPKLDVSVAPKNGR, translated from the coding sequence GTGACCTCCGACGACAGCTACACCGTGGCCACCGACGGCGCCTGCAAGGGGAATCCGGGACCTGCGGGATGGGCGTGGGTGGGCGAGGACGGCAACTGGGCCGCCGGCTCGCTTCCGGTGGGGACGAACAACATCGGCGAGCTTCTCGGCCTGCTCAAGGCGATCGAGGACCACCGCGATGTCCGCAATCTCGTCGTCCAGGCGGACTCGAGATACGCCATCGACACCTACGAGCGGTGGATGGACGGGCACAAGCGGCGCGGCTGGAAGACGTCGGCGGGATCCCCGACGAAGAACCGCGACCTGCTCGAGCAGCTCATCGCGGCGCGCGACGAGCGGCGTGCCGCGGGCCTGCCCGACGTCGTGCTGGAGCACGTCCGCGGACACTCCGGGCACGTGCTCAACGCATGGGCCGACGAGCGGGCGGTGCGCGCGTCGGAGCACGCCGCCAAGGGCATCGAGTCCGCCTGGTCATCGCTCGGTTCGCACCCCAAGCTCGACGTGTCGGTCGCCCCGAAGAACGGGCGCTGA
- a CDS encoding helix-turn-helix domain-containing protein: MLGEEHPGVEAAEQAAAMLTAAGMARMPARVMMALVGSPDEGYTAAELGQRLGVSAAAVSGAVRYLTSMRFIHRISRPGDRRDRYDIADDAWHGMMTANAPLYARLAAFMDQIAADNGDAPLSAARARDVADFLRFLSTRMPQLVDEWRAQRPDPGAG, encoded by the coding sequence GTGTTGGGGGAAGAGCATCCGGGCGTCGAAGCCGCCGAGCAGGCCGCGGCGATGCTCACGGCGGCGGGGATGGCGCGCATGCCGGCGCGCGTCATGATGGCCCTCGTCGGCTCGCCGGACGAGGGGTACACGGCGGCGGAGCTCGGCCAGCGCCTCGGGGTGTCGGCAGCGGCCGTCTCGGGCGCCGTGCGCTACCTCACGTCGATGCGGTTCATCCACCGCATCTCGCGCCCGGGCGACCGCCGCGACCGCTACGACATCGCCGACGACGCCTGGCACGGCATGATGACCGCCAACGCGCCGCTGTACGCGCGTCTGGCGGCGTTCATGGACCAGATCGCTGCGGACAACGGCGACGCCCCGCTGTCGGCCGCTCGCGCGCGCGACGTGGCCGACTTCCTCCGCTTCCTCTCCACCCGGATGCCTCAGCTCGTCGACGAGTGGCGGGCGCAGCGACCCGATCCCGGCGCCGGGTAG
- a CDS encoding polyketide antibiotic transporter, protein MSRFAALLRQRLRRDWVQLVLWIGSTALLAYASYAGVQDTYGTEQQRRSILAAALANPVILLFRGLPSGAGDGAFIAFLIVPFLCIMAALMSSFLAVRHTRADEETGRAEAVSATAAGRALPTLATVVHGVLANAALGILIALVFLSVGLPADGSVLVGLSAAAVGIVFLGVGLVASQLMRTSRGANSAATTVLIATFLLGGLGNALGTPSDDLTRMESTWLTWLSPFGWAENTRAYDENLWWPTALLLGTAVVLIAVAIALQSVRDVGAAFVPERRGRRDARPALSSNTALVWRLTYPAIIGWAIGAALTGLLATSLGSVVDQLGSENEAIAAVLKQLSGGGSLDEAVITTFFIMVGIFAACCAVQTVVRARQEETHGTAEAVLATPVSRVRWLGGFLLVGLLAVIVIAATAVVFAWLGLVGADGNTDLLTDVIVAGAGQALAGAVFLVVTAVVFVLVPRLTIGLGWTLVVLATVLGLFGPLLGAPEWTTNLSPFAVTPFVSGGEVDPRGAVWLGLAALGGAAASLALMRRRELAPGG, encoded by the coding sequence ATGAGCCGGTTCGCCGCGCTCCTGCGGCAGCGGCTGCGCCGCGACTGGGTGCAGCTGGTCCTGTGGATCGGCAGCACGGCCCTCCTCGCGTACGCGTCGTACGCGGGGGTCCAAGATACCTATGGCACCGAGCAGCAGCGCCGCTCGATCCTCGCCGCTGCGCTCGCCAACCCCGTCATCCTGCTGTTCCGCGGCCTGCCGTCGGGGGCCGGGGACGGCGCGTTCATCGCCTTCCTCATCGTTCCCTTCCTGTGCATCATGGCCGCGCTCATGTCGTCGTTCCTCGCCGTGCGTCACACGCGCGCGGACGAGGAGACGGGCAGGGCCGAAGCGGTGTCGGCGACGGCCGCGGGACGCGCTCTTCCGACGCTGGCGACCGTCGTCCACGGCGTGCTCGCGAACGCGGCGCTCGGGATTCTCATCGCGCTGGTCTTTTTGAGCGTCGGTCTGCCGGCGGACGGATCGGTCCTCGTGGGGCTCTCGGCCGCAGCGGTAGGCATCGTGTTCCTCGGCGTCGGCCTCGTCGCCTCGCAGCTCATGCGCACCTCCCGCGGCGCGAACTCGGCGGCCACCACGGTGCTCATCGCCACGTTCCTTCTCGGCGGTCTCGGAAACGCGCTCGGCACGCCGAGCGACGACCTGACACGCATGGAGAGCACGTGGCTCACGTGGCTCTCACCTTTCGGGTGGGCGGAGAACACCAGGGCTTACGACGAGAACCTGTGGTGGCCGACCGCACTGCTGCTGGGGACCGCGGTCGTGCTCATCGCCGTCGCGATCGCGCTGCAGTCGGTGCGCGATGTCGGGGCCGCCTTCGTGCCCGAACGCCGGGGTCGTCGCGACGCACGCCCGGCCCTCTCCTCGAACACCGCGCTGGTGTGGCGCCTCACCTATCCCGCGATCATCGGCTGGGCGATCGGCGCAGCCTTGACGGGACTGCTCGCGACGAGTCTCGGCTCGGTCGTCGACCAGCTCGGATCGGAGAACGAGGCGATCGCGGCCGTTCTGAAGCAGCTCTCGGGAGGCGGGTCCCTCGATGAGGCCGTCATCACGACCTTCTTCATCATGGTCGGCATCTTCGCGGCGTGCTGCGCGGTGCAGACCGTCGTGCGCGCCCGCCAGGAGGAGACCCACGGCACGGCGGAAGCGGTCCTGGCGACTCCGGTCTCGCGCGTGCGCTGGCTGGGCGGGTTCCTCCTCGTGGGACTTCTCGCCGTCATCGTCATCGCCGCGACGGCCGTCGTCTTCGCGTGGCTGGGCCTCGTGGGAGCGGACGGGAACACCGACCTGCTGACCGATGTGATCGTCGCGGGCGCGGGACAGGCCCTCGCGGGTGCCGTGTTCCTCGTCGTGACCGCGGTCGTCTTCGTGCTCGTGCCGCGCCTGACGATCGGTCTCGGCTGGACGCTGGTGGTGCTCGCGACGGTCCTCGGCCTCTTCGGTCCGCTGCTCGGCGCGCCCGAGTGGACGACGAACCTGTCTCCCTTCGCCGTCACGCCCTTCGTCTCAGGAGGCGAGGTCGACCCGCGAGGTGCGGTGTGGCTGGGGCTGGCGGCGCTCGGCGGGGCCGCGGCATCCCTCGCCCTCATGCGCCGTCGCGAACTGGCGCCCGGCGGATAG
- a CDS encoding ABC transporter ATP-binding protein, translated as MAPVIRTSGLIKRYGRHNALDGLDLEVSAGEIHGFLGPNGAGKSTTIRVLLGLARPTTGEATVFGEDPWHGAVALHRRIGYVPGDVSVWPNLSGGEAIDLLARLRGADRRDAAYRESKARLMQEFQFDPRKKGRAYSKGNRQKVALIAALSVPAELYVLDEPTSGLDPLMEVVFRRELARVRDAGATVLLSSHILSEVEQLCDRVSIIRSGRIVESGTLAELRHLTRTEVSFAANGGGVPQVPGAHDVVIDEGRVRFTLDSDAVAAALPTLGALGVEGLRIEPPSLEELFLRHYGDDPTVLEEAEAR; from the coding sequence ATGGCACCAGTCATCCGCACGAGCGGCCTCATCAAGCGCTACGGCCGCCACAACGCTCTCGACGGACTCGACCTCGAGGTGTCGGCGGGCGAGATCCACGGGTTCCTCGGCCCGAATGGGGCGGGGAAGTCGACCACGATCCGCGTCCTGCTCGGGCTCGCGCGGCCTACGACGGGTGAGGCGACCGTCTTCGGCGAGGATCCCTGGCACGGCGCGGTCGCCCTGCACCGCAGGATCGGCTACGTCCCCGGGGACGTCAGCGTCTGGCCGAATCTCTCGGGCGGCGAAGCGATCGACCTGCTCGCTCGGCTGCGCGGCGCCGACCGGCGCGACGCCGCGTATCGCGAGAGCAAGGCGCGTCTGATGCAGGAGTTCCAGTTCGACCCGCGCAAGAAGGGACGCGCCTACTCGAAGGGCAATCGGCAGAAGGTGGCACTGATCGCGGCCCTCTCGGTGCCCGCCGAGCTCTACGTCCTCGACGAGCCGACGAGCGGACTGGACCCCCTCATGGAGGTGGTGTTCCGCCGTGAGCTGGCTCGCGTGCGGGATGCCGGGGCCACCGTGCTGCTCTCCAGCCACATCCTCAGCGAGGTCGAGCAGCTCTGCGACCGGGTCTCGATCATCCGGTCCGGACGCATCGTCGAGTCCGGCACGCTCGCGGAGCTCCGGCACCTGACCCGGACGGAGGTCTCGTTCGCCGCGAACGGCGGCGGAGTGCCTCAGGTGCCGGGCGCCCACGACGTCGTGATCGACGAGGGGCGGGTGCGCTTCACGCTCGACAGCGACGCCGTCGCGGCAGCCCTTCCGACGCTCGGCGCGCTCGGTGTCGAAGGACTGCGGATCGAGCCCCCCTCGCTCGAGGAGCTCTTCCTCCGCCACTACGGCGACGACCCCACCGTCCTCGAAGAGGCGGAGGCCCGATGA
- a CDS encoding GntR family transcriptional regulator gives MRASDRAYRTLLDEIQSGRLAPGSVLGEVEQAARLGVSRTPLREALGRLAADGLVVQQSPRVTVVSDVDAGDIRELFEVRRALEETAARRAAERGDASTFRDLADRFAAASVDGSAATDDYYALIERFDEALDAAVGNGYLHAALRTVRTHLVRVRRLARDNPPRLAESVAEHRLIASAIAERDGDLAAAATHVHLHNALRSILDSIGANDHHEQGAA, from the coding sequence ATGCGCGCCAGTGACCGCGCCTACCGGACCCTCCTGGACGAGATCCAGTCCGGGCGGCTCGCCCCCGGCTCCGTCCTGGGCGAGGTCGAGCAGGCCGCCCGCCTCGGCGTGAGCCGCACTCCGCTGCGCGAGGCCCTCGGACGCCTCGCCGCGGACGGGCTCGTCGTCCAGCAGTCTCCGCGCGTCACGGTCGTCAGCGACGTCGATGCGGGCGACATCCGCGAGCTGTTCGAGGTGCGGCGCGCGCTCGAGGAGACGGCGGCCCGTCGCGCGGCGGAGCGGGGGGATGCCTCGACCTTCCGCGACCTCGCCGACCGGTTCGCCGCGGCATCCGTCGACGGAAGCGCCGCGACCGATGACTACTACGCGCTCATCGAGCGCTTCGACGAGGCGCTGGATGCCGCGGTCGGCAACGGCTATCTCCACGCGGCGCTGCGCACCGTGCGCACGCATCTGGTGCGCGTCCGGCGCCTCGCGCGCGACAACCCGCCCCGGCTCGCCGAGTCGGTCGCCGAGCACCGGCTGATCGCCTCGGCCATCGCAGAGCGCGACGGCGACCTCGCGGCGGCCGCGACGCACGTGCACCTGCACAACGCCCTCCGAAGCATCCTCGACTCGATCGGGGCGAACGACCATCACGAACAGGGAGCAGCATGA
- a CDS encoding MmgE/PrpD family protein has protein sequence MTLTHHVRVYRSEEPLPREEQLAWKIAEVAADPVEVDSEVVDMIINRVIDNAAVAAASLTRAPVSAARQQALDHAVSIGGDGATVFGCALERRTSPEWAAWANGVAVRELDYHDTFLAADYSHPGDNIPPILAVAQHVGADGAALVRGIATGYEVQIDLVRAICLHKHKIDHVAHLGPSAAAGIGTLLDLPVETIYQAVGQALHTTTATRQSRKGEISTWKAHAPAFAGKMAVEAVDRAMRGETSPSPIYEGEDGVIAWMLDGPDASYYVPLPGPGEAKRGILDSYTKEHSAEYQAQAWIDLARKLHREHPDAFAPDNVASIVLHTSHHTHYVIGSGANDPQKYDPTASRETLDHSIPYIFAVALQDGGWHHVDSYTPERAGRPDTVALWNKITTAEDGEWTRRYHSDDPGEKAFGGRVVITFADGGEIVEEIAVADAHPLGARPFVREDYVRKFRLLAEPVLAPAEIERFLDLAERLPELTPAEVQQLTIVAKLGVLAMAPAPKGLF, from the coding sequence ATGACCCTCACGCACCACGTCCGCGTCTATCGGAGCGAAGAGCCGCTGCCGCGCGAGGAGCAGCTCGCGTGGAAGATCGCGGAAGTCGCCGCCGACCCCGTCGAGGTCGACTCCGAGGTCGTGGACATGATCATCAACCGGGTGATCGACAATGCCGCCGTCGCCGCGGCATCCCTCACCCGTGCGCCCGTCAGCGCAGCGCGCCAGCAGGCGCTCGACCACGCCGTCTCGATCGGCGGCGACGGCGCCACGGTGTTCGGCTGCGCGCTCGAGCGCCGCACCTCGCCGGAATGGGCGGCGTGGGCCAACGGCGTCGCGGTGCGCGAGCTCGACTATCACGACACCTTCCTCGCGGCCGACTACTCGCATCCGGGCGACAACATCCCGCCGATCCTCGCGGTCGCCCAGCACGTCGGAGCCGATGGCGCCGCGCTCGTCCGGGGAATCGCGACGGGGTACGAGGTCCAGATCGACCTCGTCCGCGCCATCTGCCTGCACAAGCACAAGATCGATCACGTGGCGCACCTCGGTCCCTCGGCCGCGGCCGGGATCGGCACGCTGCTCGACCTGCCCGTCGAGACGATCTATCAGGCGGTGGGCCAGGCGCTCCACACGACGACGGCGACGCGCCAGAGCCGCAAGGGCGAGATCTCGACGTGGAAGGCGCACGCCCCCGCCTTCGCGGGGAAGATGGCGGTCGAGGCCGTCGACCGAGCGATGCGCGGGGAGACGTCGCCGTCCCCCATCTACGAAGGGGAGGACGGCGTCATCGCCTGGATGCTCGACGGACCGGATGCCTCGTACTACGTCCCGCTCCCGGGTCCCGGCGAGGCGAAGCGCGGCATCCTGGACTCCTACACCAAGGAGCACTCGGCCGAGTACCAGGCGCAGGCGTGGATCGACCTCGCACGCAAGCTCCACCGCGAGCACCCCGACGCGTTCGCGCCCGACAACGTCGCCTCGATCGTGCTGCACACGAGCCACCACACCCACTACGTCATCGGCTCGGGGGCGAACGACCCGCAGAAGTACGACCCGACGGCGTCGCGCGAGACGCTCGACCACTCGATCCCCTACATCTTCGCCGTCGCCCTGCAGGACGGCGGCTGGCACCACGTCGACTCGTACACGCCGGAGCGCGCGGGCCGGCCCGACACGGTGGCGCTGTGGAACAAGATCACGACGGCCGAGGACGGGGAGTGGACGCGCCGGTACCACTCCGACGACCCGGGCGAGAAGGCGTTCGGCGGCCGCGTGGTCATCACCTTCGCCGACGGCGGGGAGATCGTGGAGGAGATCGCCGTCGCCGACGCGCACCCCCTCGGAGCCCGGCCGTTCGTCCGCGAGGACTACGTCCGCAAGTTCCGGCTCCTCGCCGAGCCCGTGCTGGCGCCCGCCGAGATCGAGCGGTTCCTCGATCTCGCCGAGCGCCTCCCCGAGCTCACCCCGGCCGAGGTGCAGCAGCTGACGATCGTCGCGAAGCTGGGCGTCCTCGCGATGGCCCCGGCGCCGAAGGGTCTCTTCTGA
- the prpB gene encoding methylisocitrate lyase has protein sequence MLYSTVPAAEKRRLFRERLSSGELLRFPGAFNPLSARLIEQKGFEGVYISGAVLSADLGLPDIGLTTLPEVAGRGQQIARMTDLPALIDADTGFGEPMNVARTIQTLEDAGVAGTHIEDQINPKRCGHLDGKAVVDEDTAIKRIRAAADARRDPNFLLMARTDIRAVEGMDAAIDRAKALVDAGADAIFPEAMRSLEEFEAVRRAIDVPILANMTEFGKSDLFSVDQLRDVGVNIVIWPVSLLRIAMGAASRALDTLTDEGHLTSKLGEMQHRADLYDLIDYEAYNHFDQDVFKFQISR, from the coding sequence ATGCTCTACTCCACCGTGCCCGCGGCCGAGAAGCGGCGGCTGTTCCGCGAGCGGCTCTCCTCGGGAGAGCTCCTGCGCTTCCCCGGCGCCTTCAACCCGCTCTCGGCTCGCCTCATCGAGCAGAAGGGGTTCGAGGGGGTCTACATCTCCGGCGCGGTCCTCTCGGCCGACCTCGGCCTGCCCGACATCGGGCTCACGACCCTTCCCGAGGTCGCCGGCCGCGGCCAGCAGATCGCGCGGATGACCGACCTTCCGGCGCTCATCGACGCCGACACCGGCTTCGGCGAGCCGATGAACGTCGCGCGCACGATCCAGACCCTCGAGGACGCCGGCGTCGCGGGCACGCACATCGAGGACCAGATCAATCCCAAGCGGTGCGGCCACCTCGACGGCAAGGCCGTCGTCGACGAGGACACCGCGATCAAGCGCATCCGCGCGGCCGCCGACGCGCGTCGCGACCCGAACTTCCTCCTCATGGCGCGCACCGACATCCGCGCGGTGGAGGGGATGGATGCCGCGATCGACCGCGCGAAGGCGCTGGTGGATGCCGGGGCCGATGCGATCTTCCCCGAGGCGATGCGCTCGCTCGAGGAGTTCGAGGCGGTGCGGCGGGCGATCGACGTGCCGATCCTCGCGAACATGACGGAGTTCGGGAAGTCCGACCTCTTCAGTGTGGATCAGCTGCGCGATGTCGGGGTCAACATCGTGATCTGGCCCGTCTCGCTCCTGCGGATCGCGATGGGCGCGGCATCCCGTGCCCTCGATACGCTCACGGACGAGGGGCATCTCACCTCCAAGCTCGGCGAGATGCAGCACCGCGCCGACCTGTACGACCTCATCGACTACGAGGCCTACAACCACTTCGACCAGGACGTCTTCAAGTTCCAGATCAGCCGCTGA
- a CDS encoding bifunctional 2-methylcitrate synthase/citrate synthase, producing MTEEIDIKKGLAGVTVDYTAVSKVNPETNSLLYRGYPVQELAATQPVEAVAYLLWYGELPTDEQLASFRARERANRALDENVKQTIDLLPLEAHPMDVVRSAVSVYGASDPAAFDSSQLSDLEKAERLFAKLPAIVAYDQRRRRGQALVEPRDDLDYSRNFLWMTFGEEPDPTVAAAFNVSMILYAEHSFNASTFTARVITSTMADLYSAVVGAIGALKGPLHGGANEAVMHILDEIGSAENVGPWLDEALAEKRKIMGFGHRVYKKGDSRVPTMKAALDTLVEHYDAAELAALYDELESEFVGRKGIYPNLDYPSGPAYHLMGFDTLTFTPLFVAARVVGWTAHTIEQAASNALIRPLSAYNGPDERHIEGYVADAAQVEAAERAEEAAV from the coding sequence ATGACCGAAGAGATCGACATCAAGAAGGGCCTCGCCGGGGTCACCGTCGACTACACGGCCGTCTCGAAGGTCAATCCCGAGACCAACTCCCTCCTGTACCGCGGGTATCCCGTGCAGGAGCTCGCCGCGACGCAGCCCGTGGAGGCCGTCGCCTACCTGCTCTGGTACGGCGAGCTGCCGACCGACGAGCAGCTCGCATCGTTCCGTGCGCGGGAGCGCGCCAACCGTGCGCTCGACGAGAACGTCAAGCAGACGATCGACCTGCTGCCCCTCGAGGCGCACCCGATGGATGTCGTGCGCAGCGCGGTCTCGGTGTACGGGGCATCCGATCCCGCCGCGTTCGACAGCTCCCAGCTCTCCGACCTCGAGAAGGCCGAGCGCCTCTTCGCCAAGCTCCCCGCGATCGTCGCCTACGACCAGCGCCGCCGCCGCGGACAGGCGCTCGTCGAGCCGCGCGACGACCTGGACTACTCCCGCAACTTCCTGTGGATGACCTTCGGCGAGGAGCCCGACCCCACCGTGGCCGCGGCGTTCAACGTGTCGATGATCCTGTACGCCGAGCACTCGTTCAACGCGTCGACCTTCACGGCGCGCGTCATCACGAGCACGATGGCCGACCTGTACTCGGCCGTCGTCGGTGCGATCGGAGCCCTGAAGGGCCCGCTGCACGGCGGCGCGAACGAGGCCGTCATGCACATCCTCGACGAGATCGGATCGGCCGAGAACGTCGGGCCCTGGCTCGACGAGGCGCTCGCCGAGAAGCGCAAGATCATGGGATTCGGCCACCGCGTCTACAAGAAGGGTGACTCCCGCGTCCCGACGATGAAGGCGGCCCTCGACACACTGGTCGAGCACTACGACGCCGCCGAGCTGGCGGCGCTGTACGACGAGCTCGAGAGCGAGTTCGTCGGGCGCAAGGGGATCTACCCGAACCTCGACTACCCCTCGGGCCCCGCGTACCACCTCATGGGGTTCGACACCCTCACCTTCACGCCGCTGTTCGTGGCCGCGCGCGTCGTGGGCTGGACGGCGCACACGATCGAGCAGGCGGCGTCCAACGCCCTCATCCGGCCGCTGTCGGCCTACAACGGCCCGGACGAGAGGCACATCGAGGGCTATGTCGCCGACGCCGCCCAGGTCGAGGCGGCCGAGCGCGCCGAAGAGGCGGCGGTGTGA
- a CDS encoding hotdog fold thioesterase encodes MSIWHAQPSAAELDAMAGRTLIENLGIEILEVRDDALVARMPVDHRTVQPAGVLHGGASVALAETLASWAGFLTVDREKFHVVGQEINANHIRPVFSGWVTATATPAALGRRSQVWEIRIVDEAGKLVCISRCTLAVIEQRSTYATADGRRAG; translated from the coding sequence GTGAGCATCTGGCACGCTCAGCCTTCCGCCGCCGAGCTCGACGCGATGGCGGGCCGCACGCTCATCGAGAACCTCGGCATCGAGATCCTCGAAGTCCGCGACGATGCGCTGGTGGCGCGCATGCCGGTCGACCATCGCACGGTGCAGCCGGCGGGAGTGCTGCACGGCGGTGCCTCCGTCGCCCTGGCCGAGACTCTCGCGTCGTGGGCGGGATTCCTGACGGTCGACCGCGAGAAGTTCCACGTCGTCGGCCAGGAGATCAACGCCAACCACATACGGCCGGTCTTCTCGGGGTGGGTCACCGCCACGGCGACGCCGGCCGCGCTCGGCCGGCGCAGTCAGGTGTGGGAGATCCGCATCGTCGACGAGGCCGGCAAGCTCGTCTGCATCTCGCGCTGCACCCTCGCCGTCATCGAGCAGAGGAGCACCTACGCGACGGCCGACGGGCGCAGGGCCGGTTAG
- a CDS encoding type VI secretion system tube protein Hcp codes for MDIYLQLPGIPGSSVERDHRDWIEVAGVTWGLEQAGAPGAGPGGGAGRSGRATQHPLVVTAPTSIASPLIFEAIAKGTNVATARLDVVRPSDGGSAVVIRWDFADVRLMRLDISGAQPGFTDLFELVAKRARLSVTQADAHGGAEEPVTRGWDFAAHQPW; via the coding sequence GTGGACATCTACCTGCAGCTGCCCGGCATCCCGGGAAGCTCCGTCGAGCGCGATCACCGGGACTGGATCGAGGTCGCGGGCGTGACGTGGGGTCTGGAGCAGGCCGGCGCGCCCGGCGCGGGGCCGGGTGGCGGGGCCGGACGATCGGGCAGGGCGACGCAGCATCCGCTCGTGGTCACCGCACCGACGTCGATCGCATCGCCCCTGATCTTCGAGGCGATCGCGAAGGGGACGAACGTCGCCACCGCGCGGCTGGATGTGGTGCGCCCGTCGGACGGCGGCAGCGCCGTCGTGATCCGGTGGGACTTCGCCGACGTCCGGCTGATGCGGCTCGACATCTCGGGCGCGCAGCCGGGCTTCACCGACCTGTTCGAGCTCGTGGCGAAACGAGCGCGCCTGTCCGTGACGCAGGCCGACGCGCACGGCGGCGCCGAGGAGCCGGTGACCCGCGGATGGGACTTCGCTGCACACCAGCCGTGGTGA
- a CDS encoding thiolase family protein, producing the protein MTRTAVIVDAVRTPSGKGKPGGALSSQHPVDLAAFVISSLLDRSGLDSRQIDDVLLGCVSQIGDQAMNIARQAVLAAGFDERVPATTIDRQCGSSQQAAHFAAQGVLAGAYDVVIAGGVESMSRVPLGSSRQGGSTSAGIRRRYPAGLVNQGVSAELIAQRWHLGREELDAYSARSHQRAADAWAERRFDSQVLPVPISEAALVTEDETVRPGTTAETLAGLGPAFRTDDLAARFPELDWRITPGNSSPLTDAASAVLIMSEDKAASLGLTPRARFHSFAVVGDDPLLMLTGPIPATERILERSGLTIDDLDAYEVNEAFASVPLAWLRETGADPAKLNPWGGAIALGHAVGASGTRLLGTLVAHLEATGGRYGLQTMCEGGGMANATIIERL; encoded by the coding sequence ATGACCCGCACCGCCGTCATCGTCGACGCCGTCCGCACCCCTTCCGGCAAGGGCAAGCCGGGGGGCGCGCTGTCGTCCCAGCATCCCGTCGACCTGGCGGCCTTCGTCATCTCGTCACTCCTCGACCGCAGCGGCCTCGACTCACGGCAGATCGACGACGTGCTCCTCGGCTGCGTGAGCCAGATCGGCGACCAGGCCATGAACATCGCGCGCCAGGCGGTGCTCGCTGCGGGCTTCGACGAGCGCGTGCCCGCGACCACGATCGACCGGCAGTGCGGCTCGAGCCAGCAGGCCGCGCACTTCGCGGCGCAGGGCGTTCTCGCGGGCGCCTACGACGTCGTCATCGCGGGCGGGGTCGAATCGATGAGCCGCGTGCCGCTCGGCTCGTCGCGTCAGGGTGGCTCCACGTCGGCGGGGATCCGTCGGCGGTACCCGGCCGGCCTGGTCAACCAGGGCGTCTCGGCCGAGCTCATCGCGCAGCGGTGGCACCTCGGCCGCGAAGAGCTCGACGCCTACTCGGCGCGGAGTCACCAGCGGGCGGCGGATGCCTGGGCCGAGCGCCGCTTCGACAGCCAGGTGCTCCCCGTCCCGATCTCGGAGGCCGCCCTCGTCACGGAAGACGAGACCGTCCGTCCCGGAACGACGGCCGAGACCCTCGCCGGGCTCGGCCCCGCCTTCCGCACCGACGACCTCGCCGCGCGCTTTCCGGAGCTCGACTGGCGCATCACCCCCGGCAATTCGTCGCCGCTGACGGACGCGGCATCCGCCGTCCTCATCATGAGCGAGGACAAGGCGGCGTCGCTCGGGCTGACGCCGCGCGCGCGCTTCCACTCCTTCGCGGTGGTGGGGGATGACCCGCTCCTGATGCTGACGGGGCCGATTCCGGCGACCGAGCGCATACTCGAGCGATCGGGGCTCACGATCGACGACCTCGACGCGTACGAGGTGAACGAGGCGTTCGCCTCGGTGCCGCTCGCGTGGCTCCGCGAGACCGGCGCCGATCCCGCCAAGCTCAACCCGTGGGGCGGTGCCATCGCGCTCGGCCACGCGGTCGGCGCGTCGGGCACGCGCCTGCTCGGCACCCTCGTCGCGCACCTCGAGGCGACCGGCGGCCGGTACGGGCTGCAGACGATGTGCGAAGGCGGCGGCATGGCGAACGCCACGATCATCGAACGCCTCTGA